In a genomic window of Lepisosteus oculatus isolate fLepOcu1 chromosome 5, fLepOcu1.hap2, whole genome shotgun sequence:
- the rabif gene encoding guanine nucleotide exchange factor MSS4 gives MESGEAGSPDRSGLVSEDGKNTKTVLCQRCGSKVLCPGMALFTEKELFLPSMRRKPGAPSGSQEEGAMEGDVLRAHWLVDDMYTFENVGFTKEVGKVKYLICADCEIGPIGWHSLDDKKSFYVALERVTHA, from the exons ATGGAAAGCGGGGAGGCGGGCTCGCCGGATCGGTCCGGACTGGTGTCGGAGGACGGGAAGAACACGAAGACGGTTCTGTGCCAGCGATGCGGCTCCAAGGTTTTGTGTCCGGGCATGGCGCTGTTCACAGAGAAAGAG CTGTTCCTGCCCTCCATGCGCAGGAAGCCCGGGGCTCCCAGCGGCTCCCAGGAGGAGGGCGCGATGGAGGGGGATGTGCTGCGAGCCCACTGGCTGGTGGATGACATGTACACCTTCGAGAACGTGGGCTTCACCAAGGAGGTGGGCAAGGTGAAATACCTGATCTGTGCGGACTGCGAGATCGGGCCCATCGGCTGGCACAGCCTGGACGACAAGAAGAGCTTCTACGTGGCGCTGGAGCGGGTCACGCACGCGTGA